The Calditrichota bacterium nucleotide sequence TGGTTTTCTATTTGTCCTTTTGTTTTCCCCAATCTTCGGACGCGCCCAGTTTGATCCCTGGAAAATGGTTCAAAAAATGGGGCGCGGGATTAATCTGGGCAATACACTTGAGGCTGCTAAGGAAGGCAATTGGGCTGCTCCGGCACAGGAATTTTATTTTGATGATTACAAGGATGCCGGTATGACCTGTGTACGCATTCCCGTGCGTTGGGATCAACACACGCAGGTCGATTCGCCCTACACCGTTGATTCCACCTGGATGGCACGGGTGGAACAGGTGGCCGATTGGGCGTTGGATCGCGGCATGGTGGCCATCATCAATGCCCACCACGACGATTGGCTGTACGAAAATTTTCCGCAAAACCTGCCGCGTTTCGAAAGCATCTGGCGGCAAATTGCCGAGCATTTCAAAGACAAACCGGACAATCTGGTTTTCGAGATCATTAACGAACCCTATTTCGATTTGTCCAAAGAACAGGTGGATACGCTAAACCGCGATATTCTGCGCATCATTCGCCAAACCAATCCCACGCGCATTGTCATCATCACCGGTGGCGGCAAAAATTCATATCAGGCGCCGTTGCAAATCGATCTGCCGGATGATCCGTACATCATGGCCTATTTTCATTACTATCGTCCGTTTTCGTTTACGCACGGAGATCAGTATACCTGGGGAACGGCAGACGACAGGGCCGAAATCCGCGAAAATTTTCAGGAAGTGGCCGATTGGTCGTCCACCAATCATGTTCCCATTCTTTTGGGAGAGTTCGGAGTCAATAAAGATAAAGATCGAAGCTCGCTTTTGGCCTGGTATCAAACGGTTGTGAACGAGGCCGTGAAGCACGGTTTTGCCTTTACGGTGTGGGATGTGGGCCCCGGCGGCAGAAAGGTCGTTTATTACCGGCAGGCGAATAGCTGGGACATTCCCGTGCTCAATATTCTTACCGGACAATCGGTTTTTGGCGATTCGCTTCCCGTTTTGCCGGCCACGCTGCAAGCCGAAAACTTCGATCGCGGCGGACAGAGGATTGCCTACTGGGATACCGATTCCGTGAATGCGCTGGTCTATTACCGTCCGGATGAAGGTGTGGAAATCGACACCAATCGTACGGGTGGCGGCTATTCCGTTTGCTTTGATCATCCTGGCGAATGGACGGAATACACGTTTCAGGTGGATTCGGCGGCGCAATATGTGCTGACCGTTTACGGTGGCGGCACCGATCAGGCGAAGCAAATCCGGTTGCGATTTAATTGGCAAAGTCCGGGTAAAGAGTATGCCCTTCCTCCGCGTCAGGCGGACGGAACCTTTGGCAGCGTTAGCGATACGCTGCATTTCGAGAAGGAAGGAAATCAACTGCGCATTACAGCTGTGGATAGTGACGTTTGGGTGGATAAGGTGCAATTGACCTTGCTCAGCGGTCAGAACGTGACGGAAAATTTGTTGCTAAATCCCGGCTTCGAAAAAGGCACCCAGTACTGGAACGGCAACAACTGCACGCTTACGCCGATTAGCGCGCCGGTGCATTCGGGCAGCAAAGCCTTGCTGGTTTCCGGGCGGAAAGCCGCCTGGTCCGGACCGCAACAAGCCGTTACCGATATTTTAAACAAAAAAGGTCCCGGCCGTTACACCTTAAGCGCCTTTGCCCGGGCCATTGGCGATACGGGCGTGTACGGCAAAGTGACCGTGATGCTGGAGTACGGCGGAAGCAAACATTACGTCGGAGAATCCACCCGTCTGGACACGGCCTCGTGGACAAAAATTTCCGCGACCGTTTCGCTGGATTGGCAGGGAACGTTAACGCAAGCCAAATTTTATGTGGAAACCATTAATCAATACAACGGCGATTTTTACGTGGACGACGCTTCTTTGCTGTTGGATTCTGTCTACACCGCCGTGGAAAGTCCGGCGACAACGATCATCCCGAAAGCGTTCACCATTACCAATTATCCGAACCCCTTTAATCCGGAAACCCGGATTCTTTTCCATCTGCCAAAAGCAGGGCAGGTGACGGTAACCGTTTTCGATTTGCAAGGGAGGCGCATTCGGCGGCTTGTGCACCGCCGCCTCATTGCGGGTGCACACACCGTTTTGTGGAACGGAACCAACGACGACGGCCAGCCCGTGGCATCCGGGTGTTA carries:
- a CDS encoding cellulase family glycosylhydrolase: MKKRHVVPIVGFLFVLLFSPIFGRAQFDPWKMVQKMGRGINLGNTLEAAKEGNWAAPAQEFYFDDYKDAGMTCVRIPVRWDQHTQVDSPYTVDSTWMARVEQVADWALDRGMVAIINAHHDDWLYENFPQNLPRFESIWRQIAEHFKDKPDNLVFEIINEPYFDLSKEQVDTLNRDILRIIRQTNPTRIVIITGGGKNSYQAPLQIDLPDDPYIMAYFHYYRPFSFTHGDQYTWGTADDRAEIRENFQEVADWSSTNHVPILLGEFGVNKDKDRSSLLAWYQTVVNEAVKHGFAFTVWDVGPGGRKVVYYRQANSWDIPVLNILTGQSVFGDSLPVLPATLQAENFDRGGQRIAYWDTDSVNALVYYRPDEGVEIDTNRTGGGYSVCFDHPGEWTEYTFQVDSAAQYVLTVYGGGTDQAKQIRLRFNWQSPGKEYALPPRQADGTFGSVSDTLHFEKEGNQLRITAVDSDVWVDKVQLTLLSGQNVTENLLLNPGFEKGTQYWNGNNCTLTPISAPVHSGSKALLVSGRKAAWSGPQQAVTDILNKKGPGRYTLSAFARAIGDTGVYGKVTVMLEYGGSKHYVGESTRLDTASWTKISATVSLDWQGTLTQAKFYVETINQYNGDFYVDDASLLLDSVYTAVESPATTIIPKAFTITNYPNPFNPETRILFHLPKAGQVTVTVFDLQGRRIRRLVHRRLIAGAHTVLWNGTNDDGQPVASGCYFAVLKTAEGQKVHKLLLLR